In a genomic window of Croceibacterium sp. TMG7-5b_MA50:
- a CDS encoding efflux transporter outer membrane subunit, which translates to MLAGCNLAPDYSRPTGAVPVVLPEGGIYPPAATDAPDITRVGWRDFFLDPRLQQVIETSLANNRDLRIAAGNVLQTRAQLRVQRSALLPTATIGGSATYTNNPLGAAGAAGGGGALPGGGGVNPGAGVGTGGGSNLEIYSVNAGISAFELDLFGRIRNLSRAAQEQVFASEEAQRSTRISLIAEIANTWLTMAADQEQLRLARETLDTFQQTLDLTTAQFRIGVGSELEVRQAQTSYDAARADIAALETRVAQDQNALNLLAGTTIPAELLPAELAETDYTLDALPANLSSDVLLRRPDVLRAEHLLIAESANIGAARAAFFPSISLTGTIGTIGLALSGLFTGGSYTYTAAPAVSLPIFDGGERQGNLDFARASQQVALATYEQTIQTAFREVSDALAQRGRIGDQLDAQASRAEAASGAARLSDARFRAGVDSFLVTLDAQRTAYAAEQQLVTTRLTRASNLVELYRSLGGGLS; encoded by the coding sequence ATGCTCGCCGGGTGCAATCTCGCGCCCGATTACAGCCGACCCACCGGCGCCGTGCCGGTCGTGCTGCCCGAAGGCGGCATCTACCCGCCGGCTGCGACCGACGCGCCCGACATCACGCGCGTCGGCTGGCGCGACTTCTTCCTCGATCCCCGGCTTCAGCAAGTGATCGAGACGTCGCTCGCCAACAATCGCGACCTGCGGATCGCGGCGGGCAACGTGCTGCAGACGCGGGCGCAGCTGCGGGTCCAGCGTTCGGCGCTGCTGCCCACCGCCACGATCGGCGGCTCCGCCACCTACACCAACAACCCGCTGGGAGCGGCGGGCGCGGCAGGCGGCGGCGGCGCGCTGCCGGGTGGCGGCGGCGTCAACCCGGGCGCGGGCGTCGGCACCGGCGGCGGTTCGAACCTGGAGATCTATTCGGTCAATGCCGGCATCTCCGCCTTCGAACTCGACCTGTTCGGCCGTATCCGCAATCTCAGCCGCGCGGCCCAGGAACAGGTCTTCGCCAGCGAGGAGGCGCAGCGGTCCACCCGCATCAGCCTGATCGCGGAGATCGCCAATACCTGGCTGACCATGGCCGCCGACCAGGAACAGCTGCGCCTTGCGCGCGAGACGCTGGACACGTTCCAGCAGACGCTGGACCTGACCACCGCCCAGTTCCGCATCGGCGTTGGTTCGGAACTGGAGGTGCGGCAGGCACAGACCAGCTACGACGCCGCGCGGGCCGATATCGCGGCGCTGGAAACGCGCGTGGCGCAGGACCAGAACGCGCTGAACCTGCTGGCGGGCACGACGATCCCGGCGGAGCTGCTGCCGGCCGAGCTTGCCGAGACCGACTACACGCTGGATGCACTGCCGGCGAACCTGTCGTCGGACGTGCTGCTGCGCCGGCCCGACGTGCTGCGGGCCGAACACCTGCTGATCGCGGAAAGCGCCAATATCGGCGCGGCGCGCGCCGCCTTCTTCCCGTCCATCTCGCTGACAGGGACCATCGGCACGATCGGCCTGGCCCTGTCGGGCCTGTTCACCGGCGGCAGCTACACCTACACCGCCGCACCGGCCGTCTCGCTGCCGATCTTCGATGGTGGGGAGCGGCAGGGCAATCTCGATTTCGCCCGCGCATCGCAGCAGGTCGCGCTGGCGACCTACGAGCAGACGATCCAGACCGCCTTCCGCGAGGTGAGCGACGCGCTGGCGCAGCGTGGGCGCATCGGCGACCAGTTGGACGCGCAGGCCAGCCGGGCGGAAGCCGCGTCCGGCGCGGCGCGCCTGTCCGATGCCCGGTTCCGCGCCGGGGTTGATTCGTTCCTGGTCACGCTGGACGCGCAGCGCACCGCCTATGCGGCGGAGCAGCAGCTCGTCACCACCCGCCTGACGCGCGCCAGCAACCTGGTGGAGCTGTACCGTTCGCTCGGCGGCGGGCTGAGCTGA
- a CDS encoding TetR/AcrR family transcriptional regulator, translating to MTDERLDRRREGLIQAAEQLFLEQGVERTALADVVKRGGGSLATLYKLFGGKAGLLEAVMQARVAQSGVRMVAFAATAPSPREVLLRLARDLRRRADDPAEVALSRVLIASSIEDPAFASRFYGKTFVDARAHLERLFVRWQEDGHALTAEPSLLAAMFLGMFVFELQSQAISHGCIAEGDEQCLEQKVSFFCHAAGLD from the coding sequence GTGACCGACGAGCGCCTGGATCGCCGCCGCGAGGGCCTGATCCAGGCGGCCGAGCAGCTGTTCCTGGAACAGGGCGTGGAGCGCACCGCGCTGGCCGACGTGGTCAAGCGCGGGGGCGGGTCGCTGGCGACATTGTACAAGCTGTTCGGCGGCAAGGCCGGCCTGCTGGAAGCGGTGATGCAGGCCCGGGTGGCGCAGAGCGGCGTGCGCATGGTGGCCTTCGCCGCGACCGCGCCGTCCCCGCGCGAGGTGCTGCTGCGGCTGGCGCGTGACCTGCGACGCAGGGCGGACGATCCGGCGGAGGTCGCGCTGTCCCGCGTCCTGATCGCCTCCAGTATCGAGGATCCGGCATTTGCCAGCCGCTTCTATGGCAAGACCTTCGTGGACGCGCGCGCGCATCTGGAACGGCTGTTCGTACGATGGCAGGAGGACGGGCACGCGCTGACGGCGGAACCGTCCCTGCTCGCCGCCATGTTCCTGGGGATGTTCGTGTTCGAGCTGCAATCGCAGGCGATCAGCCATGGCTGCATCGCGGAAGGCGACGAACAATGCCTGGAACAGAAGGTCAGCTTCTTCTGCCACGCTGCAGGGCTAGACTGA